The Salarias fasciatus chromosome 11, fSalaFa1.1, whole genome shotgun sequence genomic interval CTCTGGTCTCCCGGCTGGCGGAGGTCGGTGTGCGCTTGCGTGGCCCTGGCGATGGCACGCCTGCGcaggagggagagcgagggggGAGAGACCTTCGTTCTCCACCgagaaaaaggggggaaaagagagggagagagagaagagcggAGGAGCTGTAGCGGttagggctgccacaaacgattattttggtagtcgactaatcactgattattttttcgattagtcgactaatcgcatcatatataaattaaatgtagaacatagtttatcgcaccaccgtgaagctgctcttatatagccataattagatttcagctttaagtgtttaaggtacattctaactaaaaataaagacaattcggatgagagttcattaaacctttatttaaTGACATAAATtgcaaatacttgagtaaaataaggaGAAGGCTcttgcctaaacaacacaaaaataaatccttcacgttatttttttttttcttaatttgtgtttggcatcaagcaCAGCAACAATGAGGCAGGCACCTGTAACTACggaattattgaagttttcgtctcactgactcaaataaaacaaaagtgcattttgtgttcagtgctcgactgtatacaactttattccactctgactctacataatcccaaactcCACAGGGCTCTGGCTCACCGccaggacagtcagcatttctacatgttggagacaggctgctctctctgggagcagatgttctgctgcagagagaatccgctccgatggggtgaagctctgaaacataacggtggaaaacatcagcgcgacgtcacttcttattaaaacacatcactgttagagcgttacagaaaacatgaaatatgtgctaaaggcagctaatgGATCAAATCGTCACCACTAATGTTAACAGCTATGAGTAAACAGCAAGTTAGCgctctatgctaatattattagcttaccgagacgacggtcAATCATCATCGTCCCGAGCCACGACGTGCTTCTGTTTCGGCTGCTCATGcatcgcagttgtgctgccgtggaaggcaggttctgtcctgcagatgctgcattgcacttttctctgacgtttaccagattgagttgtttatgagaagattgctaagacggaactacttactaaacatggcgtctgggcgtagtgatttcaaaaggaaaagtagttcccagtatttgcttcagtgtcataacgttacaatattatttgttggtgttccacagcgtagtgaatgtgtggattataatgTATCCACCAAAGTGActcgcctctggataaacaacagctcgccctcacagaaacagtcagtatgctgttcaaaatgactgaggagttgtgctaaatgggccaatttgccgaAATGTTGAAGTATTGTTTTGAGGAGGAtttttgaattctattctagatttaacaggaagcagtgaagggaagctgatattgggctgatatgatctctcctactggttctggtgagaactcttgctgctgcactttgaaccagttggagactttttaggtagttattggttcctgataacaaggagttgcagtagtctaatctggaggaacaaatgatggattcatttctcagcatggctttgagtcagcatgttcctgattttagaaatattaacaggtgaaagaaggaggtcctgcagacctgtttaatgtggattacagtcaggttggcaccaatccaagtcggccctggccaactggGCACctcccccgggatacagtcaagtcggcaccaatggactctatgcacaacttcaccacttcctgaacttcaggaggctccttgtttcctgtctttcatgataggatgaactgattaatccaggtgtgtctcgcctcagtaaatggccagacacacctgtagTAATCAGCTCATcgtatcatgaaagacaggaaacaaggagcctcctgaagttcaggaagtggttgagttgtgcatagagtccatccaagtcggccctggccaactctgcaccgcccccgggatacagtcaagtcagcatcaaagccaagtcggcctcgtgggggggctctcaagtggccgagttggtcggtgccgacttgactgtaagctgcttaccaactcggccaaaagcctcttttttttttaaatcacaatgcGTCTGCGGCGccacgatttgcacagttttttgacgatctgtttgaaccgagtagcttagctacgagcgcgcagctaagagcgcgcagcgcttagcggctatctggtcatgtgaccggtccccaaggcattctgggaatcgtagtgcaacgatgccggctgcggcgcgacgatttgcagtttttttcgtgccggctgcgccacttctcctcacgtagcaggcggagactggaggacaaactgtggttatggtgactgacaggttagaggtggagaatggacctggagcttcatggttgacttTCTGATTGAACCAAGTAGCTTAGCTAGGAGCGCGCAGCgtgagcggctgtctggtcatgtgtccagatcatgtgaccaggcggcgtttgatcaaaccagtcgcctttCATTATGATtataaaactgtgcaaatcgttgcgctgcagccggcatcagctccaggatgGAGCCCAGCGGCggcgcgagccgtgcgtctccgccggcttcgggaccagcttccgtggagcagctccgggccgtttacccaatcggccccaactcggccctggaggtcagacgcccgggcgctgactttatgaaaacactggcgatggatgaaaaaatacagccgaaatgagcgacctctccgggggccggccaaaggctgtctcctcttccgggggggagtggcgttcctcttcatgacgtcagaaagagggagatttcagaaccgcgtgtttgagtgtatattttcttaaaagtggagccaccattgagggaggtgactgaatgtttcacttcttggggatcatacagaggctctgggaggcaacatgactgtaaagactcctttttaaagtgaattttgcataatatgactcctttaaattCTCCCACTACAGTGATTTGATCTGAGCTTCAGactaaactggagagaaagtctgaacATTCAGAGtgtggagctgggggggggaTACACTCCAGCCAGCAGGACTGGCTTCTGTGTTGTCCAGCTGGAGTTAGTGAGATTCAGAGTGAAACTTTCAAAGGTTTAATGCTTAGTTTTAGACCCAGGACTGATTAGAAGTTTAGAGTTCTAGATGGACGCTGCTCCACCGCCTCGGCCAGACTCTCGGGGAATATGATAGTGGACatgttgcttcatttaaactgagataTTCATCCTTCCTTAGCCAGGTGTCAGTGAGGTTTAATATATCTAAATTATGATCCGTTATTAGGTCACCAATAAGcaggatctggaggagagggatcggatatttaacagtccacatttgactattgtgggtttttgttctgctgcaggtttagttttaattttcattAGGTTTTTAAGCtgaactcctctcctctggtgaAGGTGCTGTCTGCTGGAGATAATAACAGAGAGAGGGGCGTGTggagagtgggcggggcttaccgttagtcagtcagctggactgacagctggagacGTCTGGACTGCTGGATGTTCCCTGACAGGACGGAGTCCAGCATatcagctgctgtggagggcCTGATGGAGGGCCGGGTGGAGGgttggatggagggtggaggccgCGGTGGAAAGCCTTGTGGAGGGTTCAGGGTGTTGGgcctgatggagggtggagggccGGGTGGGGGTGTGTGAGTTTCATGCTGCTGGAGCCCGGCGCTCCTACAACACTGCTCAGTTTCGTTCTCCTCatgagaagcagctgcaggctgctctcCAACACCAGCTGAGCGGTGtggagaagagggtggaggctgcagagggcggaggctgcagagggcggaggaggctgcagagggaggaggctgcagagggaggaggaggctgcagagggaggaggctgcagagggaggaggaggctgcagagggaggaggctgcagagggaggaggaggctgcagagggaggaggctgcagaggccTCCTCCATCAGTTCTCACTGAGGACTTCACATCACAGGTTTTTAACAGAGAAACACCAGATACACACTGGAAGGTGGAGAAACCGGTCCCCAGTGGGCCGCTGAGTCTGACCCCTGACACCCCCAGCCCCCTGCAGGGCCCTGTCCTCTACCTGTCCTCTATCATATGGTCATAAAATGAATTTTCAGCTCAGTGTTGCCATCATTTGTGGCAGCAGGACTGCTGATGTGGAGCCAGCAGGCAGCGAGGACACGTCCtgacctgtcctgtcctgtcctgtcctgtcctgtcctgtcctgtcctgtcctgtcctgtcctgacctgtcctgtcctgacctgacctgtcctgtcctgtcctgtcctgtcctgtcctgacctgtcctgtcctgtcctgacctgtcctgacctgtcctgtcctgtcctgtcctgacctgtcctgacctgtcctgtcctgtcctgacctgtcctgtcctgtcctgacctgacctgtcctgtcctgacctgtcctgacctgtcctgtcctgtcctgtcctgtcctgtcatgtcctgtcctgtcctgtcctgtcctgtcctgccctgccctgccctgccctgccctgccctgtcctgtcctgtcctgtcctgtcctgtcctgtcctgccctgccctgccctgccctgccctgacctgtcctgtcctgtcctgtcctgtcctgtcctgtcctgtcctgtcctgtcctgtcctgtcctgtcctgtcctgccctgtcctgtcctgtcctgtcctgtcctgtcctgccctgccctgccctgccctgccctgacctgtcctgtcctgtcctgtcctgtcctgtcctgtcctgtcctgcccTGTCCTGTCCTGACCTGTCCTGACCTGTCCTGTCCTGACCTGTCCTGACCTGTCCGCTCTCGTCTTCCTGACAGGCATTGATTCCGAGGGACACGCCGCCAACTTTGTGGAGACCGAGCAGATCGTGGCGTTCAGCGGTGCCAAGGCGTCCTTCGTTCAGGTGAGTTTCTCTCAACCACACTCACCTCTGCTCCCCACAGTGACAACCAGACTCCGCAGGCCCTGGTACAGCCTCCAGGGGGACCTgtgggtccagctggtctccagGCCGACGGGATGAAGGTCAAactgatgatgaggatgatgaagacaGCTGGTTTCAGTCACTCAACCGTCATGGCTGGTCTGAGTGTTTGGTCTGCTGGATCTCCAACCATCTCCAGGGTCTCTAGAgaacagagaaccagagaagatCTGCAGGGAGCAGGTTCTCTGGGaccagcagaggtcaaaggtcaatggACAGTCAGGATGGAGACGATAGAAAGACGACAGGAAGTCAGAGAACCTCTGGATCCAACCTGCAGTGAGGAAGAACATCTGGAAGCTGAAGAAGACCACAAAGGGGGTCCCTGCAGGACACTGAGCCTACAGGTCACACAGGACCACCAGAACTGGACCAGAGAgggtctgaggagtctccaCCAGAACTGGACCAGAACTGGACCAGAGAgggtctgaggagtctccaCCAGAACTGGACCAGAGAGGGTCTGAGGAGTCTGTGGTTCTGAATGTGGCTCAGGATCAGAATGCTTGTTGGACTTTGTTGGGTCTTGATGGCGGTCCGGCGGTCCGGCCTCCTGCTGCCAGGTGTACTGAGTAAAGTGTCTTGTGTACTTTGACACATTCCTGCGTGGCCCCTGAAGAGGGGCCCTGGGACCTGGTGTGACGCAGTCTGGGTTTCATGAGTTGTTTTTCCTCCGCAGACCCGAGGCTCCATCCCCTTCTACTGGTCCCAGAGGCCAAATCTCAAGTACAAGCCAAAGCCACAGATCCACAAAGCCGTCAGTCATGTAGGTGCAGCTGCCGGCTCACCTGGACCCTGCTGCCGCCGTGTCTCACTCTTCCTGTCATCCTCTTTCCAGCTGGACGGATTCCAGAGACACTTTGACTCCCAGATTATTCTCTATGGAAGACAAGTCCTGCTCAACCTGGTACTGTCAAACCAGTAGTCTTCTAACGCCACAACATTTCCATGCAGCCTTCTGTTCATTTCTATCTAAACTTTGAGAAAACCAATGAGAAGTTGACATGTTGGacacattttgacttttttctagAAACGGGGCTGTTTCAGTGTCTATGACGATGAAACTGCTTGTCCTTTGCTTCATTAATGGGTTGAGTGGCTGCAGGCTGATGATGACCATGTGTTACAGATCAATCAGAAGGGGTCGGAGAAGCCTCTGGAGCTGGCCTTTGATAAGATGGTGGCGGGTTCGGGTAACGGCATGATCAAGTAAGTGCGCGTGAGCGTCTTTTCCGGGAAACAGAAAAGTGTGAAATAGCTCAGAATCTGATTTAGATTTTATATTCTCGAAAATAGCCACTCTCTGCTTCGATTACGGCGTCACAGCCCTCCTTCGTGATAAACAGCGTGCATGCTGTGAAGACTCGGGTCTACCGAGGCCTGGGCGGGCTCGGTTCCTcacaggtcctgctggactctcctctgctctccctgCAGGTACATCGCCTTCGACTTCCATAAGGAGTGCAGCCGGATGCGGTGGCACcgtctccacctcctgctggacacGGTGGCTGAGGTGCAGGAGGACTTTGGGTGGGTGAGCCCTCCTGCTCGGGTGGTGCAGGGCGGCGGGCGCCCCTAACGGCCctgcggtgcgttcaggtacttCCTGGTGGATGCAGACGGCAAGGTGCTGTCCAGCCAGGACGGGGTTTTCCGCAGTAACTGCATGGACTGTCTGGACCGGACCAACGTGGTGCAGAGCCTGCTGGCCCGCCGCTCGCTGCAGGCTCAGCTGCAGGTGACTCCGGACACACTCCTGCTCACAGCCTCTATCGTCTCATGCAAatcattattatatttatatcaTTCAGACACGTTCTATAATATAACAGACAAGAtgccagacaggaagtcacagcATGGATCTGTTCACCCGGACAGGAAGGATGTGCCTGGATGTGGATTTGTTCCATCATGCCTCGCAGCTTGTTGGACATGTAGCCACAGGTCAtgtgtgactttgtgtctgtccgtctgtcctgcAGAGAATGGGAGTTCTCCTGATGGGTCAGCGGATTGAGGATCAGACTGACTTTGAGAAGACGTACAGGAACGGTGAGGGCTGCTTTCTGCATGCTTCACAGGTTCTGGTCATGTGCTCGCTTCGTGTGCTCTGGTGCCGTGTTCTGTTTTCCACTGCCTGTAGCAGTCGGTGGTCAGATGAGCCGGAGcggtggccccgcccctccctcaGGTTGCTTCTTGGAGCCTCTCAGGCTGCTAGCGGGTGGTGCAGGCGTCCCGTGGCATCTGGCACCACCCTGTTATGTGCCAGTAAAGTGGCTGCTGGGAGTTTTGGTGCAGCCGGCGCTCACAGGGCGCAGGACCTGTCACACAGGTGGCAGGATGTGGTGTTTCTGCTCCTCACGCCGTCCCCCCCCCAGTCTGTCATGGTCTCTCTGTCAGCAGCCTGGGCCGATAACGCCGACGCTTGTGCCAAACAGTACGCCGGTACCGGAGCCTTAAAGACGGACTTCACCAGGTGAGTTCCCCGAGTCCCTCTGAGTCCTCTGCCTGGTCCAccccgccccctgcagctcctcaccgCCCGGGACCTCGGACTGCTGACAACCAACACAACACATCCAGCTTCCACTGAGCTGacaaaacagccacacacatCCAAACAGACCCACAACCACACAGTGCGGGGCAGCTCTGAGCACACACCACTCCCACTGCAGCGGCACGAGCTCGCAGCTGGCAGCAGGAGCCGCCACCGGATCACACACACCTTTCAAACGCCGCTGCACCCCTGAAGACCGCCCCAGActgggtgtgtgttcaggctggGTGACtaactgtgtgtgttcacactgggtgtgtgtggacgTTCCAGAACAGGCAAGCGGACTCAGTGGGGTCTGCTGATGGACGGCTGGAACTCAATGATCCGATACTACAAGAACAACTTCTCTGATGGCTTCAGACAGGTGGGCTCCGGCggcgctgacctttgacccgtcCTCTCGGCAGGCTCCACATCCTCAGCGTGTGCTCTGTCTCATCAGGACTCCATCGATCTGTTCCTGGGGAACTACGTGGTGGAAGAAGCTGACTGGGCCACTCCACTGCAGGACCCCAAAGACTGGAAGTTCCTCACTGTAAGGACGTGGGGAGACGGCGGGGGGAGGTTCCTGACGACCTCTGGCGtgaccccctctctctctgctctctcctctgctccagctgccCATCATCATGGTTGTGGCCTTCTCCATGTGCATCATCTGCCTGCTGATGGCAGGT includes:
- the sacm1lb gene encoding LOW QUALITY PROTEIN: phosphatidylinositol-3-phosphatase SAC1-B (The sequence of the model RefSeq protein was modified relative to this genomic sequence to represent the inferred CDS: inserted 1 base in 1 codon) → MAAAYESFILRTTPEKFFIQASEDGAEDVLAIDRVSTEMSLTVRRDVPSSADSRPICGLMGTIVWHVSVIITKKKKVGDLLGHAVWKAVAFDILSYKKTXLHLTDRQMQDNKVFLSMVHSVLHTDGLFFTTDYDLTHSLQRLANTSPDFQDMSLIERADQRFVWNGHLLREFLAQPELHRFVFPVVHGFVSVNSSCINGKVFEWILISRRSCFRGGVRYYVRGIDSEGHAANFVETEQIVAFSGAKASFVQTRGSIPFYWSQRPNLKYKPKPQIHKAVSHLDGFQRHFDSQIILYGRQVLLNLINQKGSEKPLELAFDKMVAGSGNGMIKYIAFDFHKECSRMRWHRLHLLLDTVAEVQEDFGYFLVDADGKVLSSQDGVFRSNCMDCLDRTNVVQSLLARRSLQAQLQRMGVLLMGQRIEDQTDFEKTYRNAWADNADACAKQYAGTGALKTDFTRTGKRTQWGLLMDGWNSMIRYYKNNFSDGFRQDSIDLFLGNYVVEEADWATPLQDPKDWKFLTLPIIMVVAFSMCIICLLMAGDTWTETLAYVLFWGTASAATAGLILFNGRDFVDAPKLVQKEKMD